A single region of the Actinoplanes sp. SE50/110 genome encodes:
- a CDS encoding ABC transporter permease: protein MRNRVTGQELVLVGVIAVLWAALAVGTPAFLTAGSIQPLLVATAPTALVGVGMTIVIITGGIDVSVGGALMVCSVLTAKALVGPGVDPGVAVLLPVAVGGVLGLVNGLLIAYGRVHAIIITFGTANLFLFAGLRIFGSGTVNGIPGTLAFFGRGADGRTLGVPHAFLITVLVTGLAWWYLRHTAGGRHFFAIGGDAVAARLAGVRVQRRVLIAYVVTGLLVGLASCFVIAQGTSTLDQSVGSGRELAVIAAVVIGGTSIMGGRGSVTGTLLGALLVQSVSSGVTQLGWRSQLSDLFVGVFIIVAVGADLLRARARRSR from the coding sequence GTGAGGAACCGGGTCACCGGCCAGGAGCTGGTCCTGGTCGGGGTGATCGCGGTGCTCTGGGCGGCGCTGGCGGTGGGCACCCCGGCGTTCCTGACCGCCGGTTCGATCCAGCCGCTGCTGGTCGCGACCGCCCCGACCGCCCTGGTCGGCGTCGGCATGACCATCGTGATCATCACGGGCGGGATCGACGTGTCGGTCGGCGGCGCGCTCATGGTGTGTTCGGTGCTGACCGCGAAGGCGCTGGTCGGCCCGGGGGTCGACCCCGGTGTCGCGGTGCTGCTCCCGGTCGCGGTCGGCGGCGTGCTCGGGCTGGTGAACGGCCTGCTGATCGCCTACGGCCGGGTGCACGCGATCATCATCACGTTCGGCACGGCGAACCTGTTCCTCTTCGCCGGCCTGCGGATCTTCGGGTCCGGGACGGTCAACGGGATCCCCGGCACGCTCGCGTTCTTCGGGCGCGGCGCGGACGGGCGCACCCTCGGTGTCCCGCACGCCTTCCTGATCACCGTGCTGGTGACCGGGCTGGCCTGGTGGTATCTGCGGCACACCGCGGGCGGCCGGCACTTCTTCGCGATCGGCGGGGATGCGGTCGCGGCCCGCCTGGCAGGGGTCCGGGTGCAACGGCGGGTGCTCATCGCGTACGTCGTCACCGGTCTGCTCGTCGGTCTCGCCTCGTGCTTCGTGATCGCGCAGGGCACCTCGACGCTGGATCAGTCGGTCGGCTCGGGCCGGGAGCTCGCGGTGATCGCGGCCGTGGTGATCGGCGGGACGTCGATCATGGGCGGCCGCGGGTCGGTGACCGGGACGCTGCTCGGGGCGCTGCTGGTGCAGTCGGTGAGCTCCGGGGTGACCCAGCTCGGCTGGCGGTCGCAGCTGTCCGACCTGTTCGTGGGCGTGTTCATCATCGTGGCGGTGGGTGCCGACCTGCTGCGCGCACGGGCCAGGAGGAGTCGATGA